The Streptococcus viridans genome contains the following window.
TTCTATTTTTTAAGAGATTCTGTGAGATTGTCTTTTAGAAATGGAAATTCATTTCTTATAATCTTATTTATAATCTTTTATTTACTACCATTTTTTGGAATTATTCAACGCTATAATGAGAATGCTATCGAAGCACTCTCTAATATATATTTCCTAGAAAATATTAATAAGGATAAGTTTATCTTTATTATTCGTGGAGCGTTATTTATTTTAGAAATATTATTCTTGATATTTAGTATAGACGATGAAAAAAGCCAATACATAGAGGAAATTAGAGCTGTGGAAAACGCTGATATTTTTGAGAATCTGGTGAAAATTAATAATGCAATTGATAATAAAGATGATTCATCTAGTATTTGGGGAAATTACTATATTAGTTGCTTTCAAAAGTCTTTAGCTAAAAAAGATCCAATAAAACTGGAGGAAATGATACTCGAAGAGAAATGGGAAGATATTATAAGAGATATACAAAAGGAAAACTTATGGAAAAAGAGCTTGTACAAAAAGGAGATTACTTATTTAGAGAAATACTTAAAAGATAAAAAGTAATTTTTGAAATTATAGTTTTAGAAGAGATTTCATATCATTTTCAAAAAGTTTTTAACTGTTTAGGATTACTTTAAATCTAAAGTTATCAATTTACATGACCGTTCAAAAAAATTTAGTTGCTAATTTTTAAACAATTATAATCATATAACGTAAATAAAGAAAGGACACACACATGTCTAAAGAACTTTCACCTAAATACAATCCAGCCGAGGTTGAGGCTGGTCGTTACCAAAAATGGCTTGATGCGGATGTTTTCAAGCCTTCAGGCGATCAAAAGGCTAAGCCTTATTCAATCGTGATTCCACCTCCAAACGTTACAGGTAAACTTCACCTTGGTCACGCTTGGGATACAACTTTGCAAGATATCATTATCCGTCAAAAACGCATGCAAGGTTTCGACACGCTCTGGCTTCCAGGGATGGACCACGCTGGGATTGCGACTCAGGCTAAGGTTGAGGAACGCTTGCGTGGTGAGGGCATTACGCGTTATGACCTCGGTCGTGAGAAATTCCTCGAGAAAGTCTGGGAATGGAAAGACGAATATGCCACTACTATCAAGGAACAATGGGGCAAGATGGGCCTCTCTGTAGACTACTCTCGTGAGCGTTTCACTCTTGACGAAGGTTTGTCGAAAGCCGTTCGCAAGGTCTTTGTGGACCTTTACAAGAAAGGCTGGATCTACCGTGGTGAATTTATCATCAACTGGGACCCAGCAGCCCGCACAGCCCTTTCTGATATTGAGGTAATCCACAAGGACGTCGAAGGTGCCTTCTACCACATGAACTACATGCTAGAAGACGGCTCACGCGCCCTTGAAGTGGCGACTACTCGTCCGGAGACTATGTTTGGGGACGTTGCCGTTGCGGTCAATCCAGAAGACCCACGCTACAAGGACTTGATTGGTAAACATGTCGTTCTTCCAATCGCTAATAAATTGATTCCAATCGTTGGGGACGAGCACGCAGACCCTGAATTTGGTACAGGTGTCGTGAAAATCACGCCTGCCCACGATCCAAACGACTTCTTGGTTGGTCAACGCCATAACTTGCCACAAGTTAACGTCATGAACGACGACGGAACCATGAATGACTTGGCCTTCGAATTTGCAGGCATGGATCGTTTTGAAGCTCGTAAGGCAGTTGTTGCTAAGTTGGAAGAAATCGGTGCCCTTGTTAAAATCGAAAAACGCGTCCACAGTGTTGGTCACTCAGAGCGTACAGGTGTAGTGGTTGAACCACGCTTGTCTACGCAGTGGTTCGTGAAGATGGACCAATTAGCTAAAAATGCCATTGCCAATCAAGATACAGATGATAAGGTAGAATTCTACCCACCTCGTTTCAACGATACCTTCCTCCAATGGATGGAAAATGTCCACGACTGGGTTATCTCTCGCCAGCTCTGGTGGGGTCACCAAATCCCTGCTTGGTACAATGCTGAGGGTGAAATGTACGTCGGCGAAGAAGCTCCTGAAGGTGACGGATGGACTCAAGACGAAGATGTCTTGGATACTTGGTTCAGTTCTGCCCTTTGGCCATTCTCAACCATGGGCTGGCCGGATGTCGACTCAGAAGACTTCAAACGTTACTTCCCAACTTCAACCTTGGTTACTGGTTACGACATCATCTTCTTCTGGGTGTCTCGTATGATCTTCCAATCCTTGGAATTCACTGGCCGTCAGCCATTCCAAAACGTTCTTATCCACGGTCTTATCCGTGACGAGCAAGGACGTAAGATGTCTAAATCTCTCGGAAACGGGATTGACCCAATGGATGTTATTGAGAAATACGGTGCTGATGCCCTTCGCTGGTTCCTTTCAAACGGTTCTGCACCAGGTCAAGACGTGCGCTTCTCTTACGAGAAAATGGATGCTTCATGGAACTTCATCAACAAGATCTGGAACATCTCTCGCTACATCCTCATGAACAATGAAGGTTTGACCCTTGAGCAAGCAACTGCCAATGTCGAAAAAGTGGTCAACAAGGAAGCTGGAAATGTCACAGACCGCTGGATTCTTCACAACCTCAACGAAACAATCGGAAAAGTCACTGAAAACTTTGATAAATTTGAGTTTGGTGTGGCTGGTCACATCCTCTACAACTTCATCTGGGACGAGTTTGCGGACTGGTACGTTGAGTTGACCAAGGAAGTCCTTTATAGCGATAACGAAGAAGAGAAAGTCATCACACGTTCTGTTCTCCTTTACACCTTGGACAAGATCCTTCGTCTCCTTCACCCAATCATGCCATTCGTAACAGAGGAAATTTTTGGACAAATCTCAGAAGGTTCTATCGTTACAGCAGAATACCCAACTGTCAACCCAGCCTTTGAAGACCTTGCAGCTCACACTGGCGTGGAAAGCCTCAAAGACTTGATCCGTGCTGTTCGTAATGCGCGTGCGGAAGTGAACGTAGCTCCAAGCAAGCCTATCACCATCCTTGTTAAGACAAGCGATAGCGACTTGGAAGCCTTCTTTAACAGCAATGTCAACTACATCAAACGCTTCACAAATCCAGAACACCTGGAGATCGCATCAAACATCCCTGCACCTGAACTCGCTATGTCAAGCGTCATCACAGGAGCAGAAATCTACTTGCCTCTCGCAGACCTCCTCAATGTCGAAGAAGAACTCGCTCGTCTCGACAAGGAACTGGCTAAATGGCAAAAAGAACTGGATATGGTTGGTAAGAAGCTCTCTAACGAACGTTTCGTAGCCAATGCCAAACCAGAAGTCGTCCAAAAAGAACGCGACAAACAAGCCGACTACCAAGCCAAATACGACGCGACAGTCGCACGTATTGATGAGATGAAGAAACTCGTGAAATAAACATAGAAACACGGCGGAATGCCGTGTTTTTTTGGTATAATGAAATCAAATATACATTGAAAGAGGGGTAAATTTATGCCTTATGAAGTAGGAGGGAGAGCGGATAAACAAGGCAATAAATATGAATTTAATTGGATTATTTTAAAATTTATTGATATTATCTCAGAAAAAATTGATGCTATAAAAATTGAACCAATTGGTCCCGAAGGAGAGTGTGTAGATGTTTTGGTACGATATAAAAATGGGAGTACTGAAGCACAGCAATGTAAAGGAAGAAATGCCAGTAAAGAAAGTTGGTCTCTTGCAGATTTAAATCAAAAGGGAATTCTTAATAGTTGGAGAAGACATTTAGAAAGAGACTCAAAAGTAAAGGTTGCACTAGTTAGTCCACTGCCGTTTACAAGTTTCTCAGATTTGATTTATAGGGCTAAAACTAATGATGATGTTCGGTATTTTATTGAATATCAGGTTGAAACATCTTCAGTAATTAGCAACCTATTAAATAATTATATTAATTATTTAGGATTTTCTAAGGAAAATGATATTGTAAAAATTAGAAATTTTTTAAGTAGAACGGTGATTAGACAAGAGCCATCTCCAGAAAATGAAGAATTTATTAAAGATAAGGTTAGTCAATATTTTATTGGTGATGCTACTAGCATAAAGTCAAAATTCATTAATTTAATTTTACAAGGTGAAATTTATGGAAGATGGCTTTCATTTCAGGATTTAGAGAAATTTATTAAAAATGAGAAAATTGAATTCAGAAATTTAGCACGTGATGATAGGATAATGCCTAGAATACATATTTTAAATGATGAGTATAAAAATAGCTTTAAAACATTGGATTCGGGTCTAAAAATTCGCACACAATTTGATGAATGTAAGAAATATATTCAAGAAGGAAAGTCAATTATCATTCACGGTAAAGCTGGGAATGGTAAAAGCGGTTTAACAGAAAATATTATTGATTGGTGTAATAAAAGTAATATTTTACACTTAGATTTAAAACTAGATTGTTATATTCCTGAGGGTACGGCACAAGGATGGGGGGAGAAATTAGGATTTCCTGCTAGCATTAGTTATTGTTTGAACGCTTTTTCTAAAGAGAATAATGTTGTTCTTATATTAGATCAACTAGATGCGTTAAGATGGACAGCAAGAAATTCTAAAATTTCACTTGCGACTTGTTTGGAGTTGATTCGAGAGATACGGAACCTCAATTTGGAAAGAGAGAATAAAATCTCAATTATTTTTGTTTGTAGAACTTATGATTTAGAAAATGATAGCGGAATTAAGGCGTTATTTGAAAATAAATCAAAAGATGATGCAGAGTCTTGGCATAAAGTTGAAGTTAATGAATTATTTGAAAATGAGGTTGAGGAAATTTTAGGGAGTAAATACCATAATTATCCAAACAGATTAAGACAGTTGTTGAGAACCCCGAGTAATCTTTATATTTGGGAACAAATTAATTACAAAGAAGAATACTATCAAATAAAAAATACTTATAACCTAGTTGATAAATGGTGGAGGGATTTATCAGAAAAATGCCAGGAAGCCGATTTAAGTGAAGATGATCTGAATAAATTAAAAGAAAAACTTGTCAATTTATTTGCTGATACAGGTAAAACCGTGTTTAGTAAGAGAAGAATAATAGGTAATGAGAAAGCTCTGCGATATTTAATTAGCCAAGGGATGTTAACAGAGCGTTCCAACAAAGTTTCTTTTGTTCATCAGTCATTCTTAGATTGTTTTGTTGCAGAGCAAATGATTCTTGATTACTACGATAATTATGACGATATAAATGAAATTATTGGAGATAAAACTCAACAGAATCCAACAAGACGTTATCAATTTCAAATTTTTCTTCAATCATTATTAGAAGAATCAGAAAAAGATTTTTTAGATTTTGGAACTAAATTAATAAAGAGTAATAATGTCAGGTTTAATTTCAAATATGTTTTCTTTGAAATCTTAGGAAGTATTCAAGAACCATCTAAAAAGATTTTAAATTATATAGCAGATCTGATTCAAGATATAAATTATAGAAATTATTTATGCCAAACGGTAATTAGTGGTCATCCTGCATATGTTAATTTTTTAGTAAAAAAGAATGTGTTGCAAAAATTTTTAGATATCAATAAAGCATTAGTAATTAACTTATTAAGCAGTATTTCTCCATATTATACAACTGAAACTACTCAATTTATAAGAAATGCTATAAAAATTTCTGATGATAAGCACGAATGGCGTAGTTGTTTTTATAGTGACTATAATAATGATTCTGAAAACTTTTTTAATTTAAGATTACATTATTGGAGTGATTTTATTGAAAATATAGAATTCTATGATGATTACTATAAAAATTTAAATTATTATAAAATTAAAGTGATTTGCTTATTACTTGATAAATTTCAAGACTCTGATAATAGCAATAGATTTTATAATGAATCAAAGAATTTCGATGAAAACTCCCATAATTACATAGATAAAAATTGTATACAAATCGTCCAAATATTATTACCTTATCTTAGAAAGTATTCCGAGAATAATTCAACTAAATACAATCTAGCCTTGAAAGAACGCGATAGCTTACAAAGATATTACCTTCATTTATTAAATGAAGCAAATAAATGTTTAATTTCGAAACATCCTGAGATTTTTTTGAAAACTTATAGTAATTATATGGGAAAAGGTGATTATCTCTATAATGAAGTTATTTTAGATGCTTTGCATAATTTACCAGAGAGTTATTCTGATAATTGTATCGAATACTTATTGATTGATTTTAATAAAACACTCTTTGAAAAATCCCAAGGTTATGAAGAAAAATTGATTTTAGCCAAACGATTGATTTCTAAGGTCTCAAAAAGATGTTCATTAGAAATGTACCATAAACTTGAAGAACAAATTATTCATTATGTATCACCTGAGGCTAAACAAAGACTAGCAAGGAGAATTGAAACAAATAAATCTCAAAATGATTATAGGGTTTATTGGCCATTTTGGGGAGATTTTCAGTATAGATTGCTATCAGTTTTACCGAAAAACAGAATGAGTAAAGAAGCTATCGAATTACTAAAGGTATTAGAACGATCTAATAGTTTTTCTGATTCTTTTTATGGCTCACATTGTGGAAGTGTAGTATCTCCGCTACAAGGAAAGGATATTTCTGCTAAATCTTGGAGAAATATTCTCATCAGTTCAAAAGGTGAGACTAAATGTAGATGGGATAGTGAGAGGCACATATTTATTGAGTCTTCTCCCAGAGAATTAGCTAGGGATTTTAGAAATGCTGTTTCTAAAAATCCTAAAGAATACGTTTCTTTATTTTTAAACTTATCGTCCAATCATAAAATTAATGAACATTATATAGATGGTCTACTAGGTGGAATTGTAGACTTAGAAAAAATTCCAGATCCTGTTTTAAGTGACCTTGAATTCATACTATTAAATTTTGTAAATGAAGATAATTGGGAGAATCTTTATTATTTTTTCCGAGTCATAGAGGAACACGCAAATATGGGATGGTCCGATGAAGTTTTTGGAAAGCTTAATTATTATCTTAAGAAAACTGATTTAGATGTTCTTGATAAATTTAACGAGAATCAAACTCTGGAAAATTATTTACAACAGTCATACTCAACTTTAAGAGGTCATGGAATACACGCTTTGACAAAACTAATAGAAAATTCACCAACAAACATTTCGTACTTCAAAAATACTATTATTTCACTTGCTAATGATAAGACTGACTACGTACGCTTAAATACTATTTTTCTTCTGTATATAATTTTAGATTTAGATAAAGATTTTGCTAGAGAGTTATTTAGAGGGATTTTTACGGATGAAAAGATGATAATTCATTGGTATAGTAACTACATTTTGTTTAGACTATACGAAGATGAAAAAGAACAAATTCAATCTTTATTGCAATTAGCTTTCGATTCAAAAGATACATTACTTGTAAAAAATGCCTCATTTCTGATTACAGAAATTTACTTAAATAAAGGAGAAATGGAATCATCTGTTTATAGTGGAAGTGCACTTCAAGCAGAAGGTATTTGCCAGATGGCAATAAATTATTTAAAGGTAAAGAACCATGAAGAGAAATCAAAGAAGATTATACTTCATTATTTAAGTGAGAATATTACAAATTTAGAAAAAATTTTACCTCAGTTATTCAGGGATGGTTTGTTGGATATTAAAGAAGATAGAGATTTAATACTTAAACTACTAACTTCAGAATATAAAGATAAGTTATATTATTATTTTTTAGAATCTCTTGAAAAACAAGTATCGATTTCAGATTATACAACCATCATTTTTGAAACAGTGTCTAATATTGTGAGCAAAAACAATAAATTGAAATTGGAAACATATTATTATAGACGAATAGAAGAATATCTTTCTAGGTTAATGATACAGCTTTATGATGAACACAAAGGCGATGATGTTGCTGATAAGTGTTTAGATATTATTGATCAAATGTTTGAAAATGAGTTTGGTAGCTCGCGAATTCTAATCGAAGAATTGATGAATAAATAAAAAATGCTGAATCTCTGTTCTCAATAAATTATTCATGTTATACTAGAAAAGTCAATATTTTAGAAAGCAGGTTACTACATGACAAATTCTGTAAGTTCGAACCGACCTGAGAAGTACAACATTGCAGCTTTCTTCTCAGGTGTTGGGGGAATTGAGTTGGGTTTTGAACAGACCAACGAGTTCAGAGTGGTGTATGCCAATGAATTTGATAAGTATGCGCGTCAGACTTATCGTTTAAATTATCCAAATACGCATTTGGATAGTCGTGATATTCATGCGGTGCAACCGGAAGATATTCCGGCTGAGCACGTGGATGTAATTATGGGAGGATTCCCTTGCCAGGCCTTTAGTATTGCGGGTTACCGCAAGGGCTTTGATGATGATCGTGGGGATCTTTTCTTTGAGTTGCTTCGCATGATTGAAGGGCGTAAACCTCGAGCTATCTTCATCGAAAACGTCAAAAATATGGTCGGTCATGACCATGGCAATACCTTCAAGGTTATTCGTGAAGCCTTGACGGAGAACAACTACTTCATCAAGTGGAAGGTTCTCAACGGGAAAGACTACGGAAATATCCCACAAAACCGTGAGCGGATTTACATTGTTGGTTTTGATACTAAAGAAGCCTACGATTTGTTTGAATTCCCTGAGGAAATCAAGCTGACTACGACTTTGGGCGATGTCATTGATTTTGGTGCTAAGACAGATGAGGCCTACTATTATCGAGAAGGCAAGCAGAATTTCTACGCTGACCTCAAGGCTAATGTGACCAGTCAAGATACGGTCTACCAGTGGCGTCGTCAATATGTTCGTGAGAATAAAAACGGTGTTGTTCCAACCCTAACAGCCAATATGGGAACAGGCGGGCACAATGTCCCGTTGATCCTGACTGACAGCGGGGAGATTCGTAAGTTAACACCGAAGGAAACTTTTAATGTACAAGGTTATCCAAAGACCTTTAAGTTACCTGAGGGTGTTTCCAATGGTCAACTTTATAAACAAGCTGGAAATAGTGTGGTTGTGCCTGTGATTAAACGCATTGCAGAGCGGATTGCTTTTGCCCTTAATGAGAGCAATGGGCCGTCTCAACTGGAACGCTCCGGAAAATTCGCGATTATCTATACCAAGATGAATGGCCAGTTTGAAGGCCAGTCTTATGTGAAAGACTTTGTCTCCACTTATGAGGAAGCAGAGCAGAAGATTGCCTCTTATGAGGATGGTCTTGCTGTTTTATCAGATGAAGATTATTTCAGATTGGTAAAAAAACGTGGAAATTTTGAATTTTACAGCATTATTTAACGAATTATATAAGTAAGGGGACTAGTGAAAATCTAGTCTTCTTTTGATATACTTAAATAAGAAGTGAGGATGAATAGATGTGGGAACACCTAAAACAAGAACAAAAGGAAAAATACAAGACTCTCATTACCAACTTTGCTAGTCTGAGTGAGGCCTTTTCTCAAAAAGCAGAAGGTGAAGATTCTGATGATCGAGAAAGCTATGTTGCTCCGATTGTCAATTCAAAATTTCAAGAGACTGTTTTCCAAAAGGCTTTTCATGCGGTTGGGGAGGATATTGCCAATACCTCTTATGATGCTTCGGTTGTCGTTGATGAGCAACATAAGTATTTGGTTGGAATTAAATCCTTTGGTTTGGACTCAGGGGATCAAAAGATTGCTCAGTTCAAAAAAGATTCACAGTCTTGGAACGAGCTGTTGAGTGAAATCCGATTTCATGCTGAGATTTCACCGGACAAGGAAACCGCTGATAAAGAAAATCGTGCTCGCTATGAAAAACTAGCTCATGAGATTGCGTCTTTGCGAAATCAACGAATTGAATCATCTAAAGCTCTCATTAAGGGATTTCATTCTGATTCTAGTCATGTAGAAG
Protein-coding sequences here:
- a CDS encoding valine--tRNA ligase — protein: MSKELSPKYNPAEVEAGRYQKWLDADVFKPSGDQKAKPYSIVIPPPNVTGKLHLGHAWDTTLQDIIIRQKRMQGFDTLWLPGMDHAGIATQAKVEERLRGEGITRYDLGREKFLEKVWEWKDEYATTIKEQWGKMGLSVDYSRERFTLDEGLSKAVRKVFVDLYKKGWIYRGEFIINWDPAARTALSDIEVIHKDVEGAFYHMNYMLEDGSRALEVATTRPETMFGDVAVAVNPEDPRYKDLIGKHVVLPIANKLIPIVGDEHADPEFGTGVVKITPAHDPNDFLVGQRHNLPQVNVMNDDGTMNDLAFEFAGMDRFEARKAVVAKLEEIGALVKIEKRVHSVGHSERTGVVVEPRLSTQWFVKMDQLAKNAIANQDTDDKVEFYPPRFNDTFLQWMENVHDWVISRQLWWGHQIPAWYNAEGEMYVGEEAPEGDGWTQDEDVLDTWFSSALWPFSTMGWPDVDSEDFKRYFPTSTLVTGYDIIFFWVSRMIFQSLEFTGRQPFQNVLIHGLIRDEQGRKMSKSLGNGIDPMDVIEKYGADALRWFLSNGSAPGQDVRFSYEKMDASWNFINKIWNISRYILMNNEGLTLEQATANVEKVVNKEAGNVTDRWILHNLNETIGKVTENFDKFEFGVAGHILYNFIWDEFADWYVELTKEVLYSDNEEEKVITRSVLLYTLDKILRLLHPIMPFVTEEIFGQISEGSIVTAEYPTVNPAFEDLAAHTGVESLKDLIRAVRNARAEVNVAPSKPITILVKTSDSDLEAFFNSNVNYIKRFTNPEHLEIASNIPAPELAMSSVITGAEIYLPLADLLNVEEELARLDKELAKWQKELDMVGKKLSNERFVANAKPEVVQKERDKQADYQAKYDATVARIDEMKKLVK
- a CDS encoding DNA cytosine methyltransferase → MTNSVSSNRPEKYNIAAFFSGVGGIELGFEQTNEFRVVYANEFDKYARQTYRLNYPNTHLDSRDIHAVQPEDIPAEHVDVIMGGFPCQAFSIAGYRKGFDDDRGDLFFELLRMIEGRKPRAIFIENVKNMVGHDHGNTFKVIREALTENNYFIKWKVLNGKDYGNIPQNRERIYIVGFDTKEAYDLFEFPEEIKLTTTLGDVIDFGAKTDEAYYYREGKQNFYADLKANVTSQDTVYQWRRQYVRENKNGVVPTLTANMGTGGHNVPLILTDSGEIRKLTPKETFNVQGYPKTFKLPEGVSNGQLYKQAGNSVVVPVIKRIAERIAFALNESNGPSQLERSGKFAIIYTKMNGQFEGQSYVKDFVSTYEEAEQKIASYEDGLAVLSDEDYFRLVKKRGNFEFYSII